From the genome of Micromonospora sp. R77:
GCCGGTTGCGCCACGGTCGTCGCCGGCCAGTCGCCGGAGCCCCGGCCCGCCCGCGCCGCGGCGATCATGTCGGTGGTGGACCGCCCGTCGAGGTAGGGCACCACCACGGTGTCGCCGCCCCAGCGGCGCAGGATCTCCGCCTCGGGCAGCGACTCCTCGCCGCCGTAGTCGCCGCCCTTGACCCAGATGTCCGGCCGCAGCCAGGACAGCGCGGCGTGCGGGGTCGGCTCGTCGAAGATCAGCACCGCGTCGACGCAGCTCAGCGCGGCGAGCAGCCGGCACCGGTCGCCCTGCGGTACGACCGGCCGGTCGGCCC
Proteins encoded in this window:
- a CDS encoding adenylyltransferase/cytidyltransferase family protein; this encodes AAGAVVAEVRAAGGTVVATGGCFDLLHAGHVATLQAARQLGDCLVVCLNSDASVAGLKGADRPVVPQGDRCRLLAALSCVDAVLIFDEPTPHAALSWLRPDIWVKGGDYGGEESLPEAEILRRWGGDTVVVPYLDGRSTTDMIAAARAGRGSGDWPATTVAQPAGGTTVAPSTVEEGAR